From Bombus vancouverensis nearcticus unplaced genomic scaffold, iyBomVanc1_principal scaffold0067, whole genome shotgun sequence, the proteins below share one genomic window:
- the LOC117165075 gene encoding uncharacterized protein LOC117165075, whose product MGGLLTLFLPETLNKDLPQTLQDSEDFGKDQKMWDVPCIGRKREDEETPPVAMFRLFFRCSARNSMRASLRGEPLRSSMLRRSSIKSRKSENSITEVERL is encoded by the exons atgggcggtcttctgactctctttttgccggaaacattaaataaggatcttccgcagacgctgcaggacagcgaggattttggaaaagatcagaagatgtgggatgtaccttgtatcggaag GAAACGCGAGGACGAGGAGACACCACCGGTCGCCATGTTCCGATTATTTTTTAGATGCAGTGCGAGGAATTCGATGAGAGCGTCGCTTCGCGGTGAACCTTTAAGGAGTAGCATGCTACggagatcgagtataaaatcgaggaaaagcgaaaactcgatcacagaggtcgaaaggctgtag